The genomic region CGGCTGCTTTTCGTCGAGCTCCTCGAGCAGCAGGGGCGCGGCCGCGGGGAGGCTGTGGGCCTGGCCGTGGCCGGCGGCCGGGTGCTCCTGGCGCGGGCCGGGGACGTTCGGGGTGCGGTCGATGTGGTCAGCCATGGTCGGCTTCTCCTTCAAGAGCGGTGACGGCGCGTACGGATGGGCATGGCTCTGTTGCCGGGGCCTGGTGGTGGGCCAGGCTGGGCGAAGGCCAGGGAGCAACGAGGGGGCGCGATGGCAGTCGAGTTCGATTCGGTGATCGCCGACGGGGTGATCTATCCGGCGTTCACGGACGACGACGGCGTGCTGTGGATCGACGACGAGGAGGACTACGAGGTCGTCGTCGACCACGCGATCGTCGATGGGGTGATCTACGAGGCGGAGGTCGATGAGTACGGCCGCTTGCTGATCTACCTGGACGACGACTGAGCGCGTGGGCTGCTCCGGCGGCCTGCCCCGTACTCGACTCCCGGCCCAGGCGGGGCGGGTTCGAGTACGACGCAGGGTGCCGGATCAGTGGTGGATGTCGTTGCGGGTGCGGGCGAAGAACATGCCGCGCGTGGTGCTGTGGCTGTTGATCTCGGTCCGCATGGTGACCGGGCCCTCGTAGACGTTCTTGGTGACGGCGGAGCGGGCGCGGTTGATCGCGCCGCCGATCGCGGTGGCTGCCATGGCAAGGCCGGCGAACGGCAGGGTGACCATCAGGACTCCGGCGAGGCTGACGGAGGACAGGCCCTGCAGGACGAGCCAGGCGCCGCAGCCGATGCCGGTTACTCCAGCCCCGACGCCGATGCTCGCGACCGCGATCCCGGCCGCCCAAGCCGGGACGATCCGGTGGTCGGGCTGGGGGACGGGCGGGGTGTCACCGTAAGTGGGCACGGGGGAGTGGTCGCGGTACGACGTCGGGAAGTGGCCGGGCTGGTCGGTGCGGAAGCTCGCGTCCATGATCCGCTTGGCTTCGGCGGCGGCCTCGGAGTCGGACATCCGGCGGCCGGCGGTGGGGTGGAAGTCCACGGTGTTCTCCGTTCGGGTACGAGCGCGCCCTCCCGGCCGTGGCGGTAGGGAGGGCGCGAATGGTGGGGAGCGGGGCGGGCTATCCGGTGGGCGGCGGCCTCGAACTCGGCGAGCGTCGGGTACTGCAACCGCAGGGCGGCCCGCGGACCGGTCTCCGGCTCGGACTGCTCCAGGACGCCGTTCTTGCGCCCGGCGAGCAGCAGCTGGTTCAGCAGGCGGGGGCCTCGGGGTCGGTGGCGAGCACGGCGGCTTCGTCGACGACGAACAGGGGGCGGTTCATGGCGGGCTCCGATCGGTTGGTGGGGCGGGTTATCCGAGGGTGCTGATCCATCCGGCGATGCCGCTGATCGCGCCGTTGATGGCGGGCGCGATGCCGGTGGAGGCGAGGGAGAAGCCGAAGAGGACGGCGGCGAGCGCGGGCCACAGCCGCAGGTAGCCGGTGCGGACCAGGACCACGACGAGGAAGCCGGCGAAGAAGACCAGGGAGATGGTCAACGCCACGGGGGAGCTCCTTGGGGAAGGCCGGCGGCCGGGCGGGCTCGGGGCCCGGCCCGGCCGGGCGGTGAGGGGTTGGGGTTAGTTCCTGATCGCGGTCAGGGTGTTGCGGACGCTGCCGAGCTTGACCGCGCGGCCGCCGTCGGCGTTGACGAGCTCCAGGATCTGGAGGGCGTCCAGCGGGTCGTCGTGCGCGTCCAGGACGGACTGGATGCGGTCGCGCAGCGTGCGGGCCTTCGGCTTGGCCGCGGCGGCCGGGACCGGCGAGGGTGCCGCCTTGGCGCCGCCGCCGCTCTTCTTCTTGCCGCCGCCTTCGCCGTCTTCGTCTTCCTCGGGCTCGGGGAAGACGGCCCGGTATGCCTCCATGCCGTCCAGGCGCTGGCAGTAGGCGTCGCCGATCAGGCCCCAGGCGTCTTCCTCGATCTCGGGCGGGGCGCCGGGGCCGTAGAGGTCGAGGACCTCCGGGTCCAGGCCCTCGGTGGGCTCGGACGAGCCGATGTTCCAGAACCGCATCTTGCTGGTGGGGTAGCGGCCGTTGACGTTGTAGGCGGTGCCCTGGGTGCCGGGCAGGTCGCTGTCGTCATGCTCCTCGTCGAACTGCGAGACGAGGTCGACTTCGCCCGCGTACTTGGGGATCGGCGCGAGGACCTGCCCGGCGGGCAGCAGGCCGTCGGTCACCAGCTGCTTCATCATCGAGCTGGTCCAGCGCAGGAGGACGACTTCGCCTTCCTTGAGCATCGCCCTCAGCGTGTCCGAGCCGCCCATTTCCTCGAGGTGGCCGGCCTGCGCGAACAGGCCGATCCCAACGCCGAGGGACCGGCCGGTGCGGCCGATGTCCTTGATGTAGAAGGTGGCCTCGTCGCGGTAGGGCGCGCCCTTTTCGAGCAACCTGTTCGCTTCGTCGATGATCTGGTAGATCAGCGGATCGGGCCGGTCGCGCAGGAACTTCGAGCGGCCGAGGCGGGCGTAGCGCTCCTGGCGGTCCATCATGGTCAGCCACGTCGTGCGCAGCTGCGCCATCGTGCCTTCCTGCGTGGTGACCCTCCAGGCCACGTTGCCGTCCAGGCCGGGCCCGGCCTGCCCGAAGGCTTCCGGTGCGGACTGGCCTCCCTTGAGGTCGGCGTACAGGACGGCGATGCCGGAGCGCTTCATCGCGGCGAGGATGATCTGCCCGGCGGTGGACTTGCCTGCGCCGGTGGTGCCGAACAGCAGCAGGCGCTGCGCGGACCCGGACGCCGGGTCGTACAGGCGCAGCAGGGAGGGCCGGCCGTTGTGGTAGCGGCCGATCCAGATGCGGCCGCGGGCGTCCATGACCAGCATCTCGGGGTCGGCGAGGATGACGCGGGCGAGCGGGTCGTGGGGGTAGATGGTGACCAGAGCCTTGGTGCCCATGACGCTGGTCTCCACCGCGAGCCGGTTGACGTCGGCGATGTGCAGCGCCGCGGCGAGGCGCTGCGGGTGGTACGTGATGATGTCGCCGGGCTCGGCCGCTTCAACGGTGAGCTCGTAGATCCTGCTCATGCGGGGAGCTCCTTGGTCTCCTCGTCGGGGATGTCGACGGTGCGGATCGCGGTGATGACGGTGGAGGGCATGCCCTTGGGGGCGATGAGCTTCTCCCAGGCCGTGTAGATGTCCATGGCTTCCTCGGGGGCCTGGCCGACGGTCAGCCGCCGCACCCCGGCGCCCTGGCGAGGTACCGGGGTGATGGCGATCTCGTCCTCGGGCCAGTTGATGGCCGCGGACAGCTCCAGCAGGTCGATCTTCGGGACCGGCTTGCCGGGCAGCGTGGAGCGGATGACGGCGGTCATCGACTGCTCACCGGTGCGTTCGATCTGCTCCAGCACCGTGTTCGGGGCGGCGCCGCCCTCGATGGCGACGTGCTGCGCCCAGAACACGGCCTGCGGATGCTGGGGTCCGGCGGGGACGTCCTCCTGGACCAGGAGCTCGCGGGTCTGCTCGATCGCCTCGGGGGTGAGCGACT from Streptomyces globosus harbors:
- a CDS encoding transfer protein; translated protein: MSRIYELTVEAAEPGDIITYHPQRLAAALHIADVNRLAVETSVMGTKALVTIYPHDPLARVILADPEMLVMDARGRIWIGRYHNGRPSLLRLYDPASGSAQRLLLFGTTGAGKSTAGQIILAAMKRSGIAVLYADLKGGQSAPEAFGQAGPGLDGNVAWRVTTQEGTMAQLRTTWLTMMDRQERYARLGRSKFLRDRPDPLIYQIIDEANRLLEKGAPYRDEATFYIKDIGRTGRSLGVGIGLFAQAGHLEEMGGSDTLRAMLKEGEVVLLRWTSSMMKQLVTDGLLPAGQVLAPIPKYAGEVDLVSQFDEEHDDSDLPGTQGTAYNVNGRYPTSKMRFWNIGSSEPTEGLDPEVLDLYGPGAPPEIEEDAWGLIGDAYCQRLDGMEAYRAVFPEPEEDEDGEGGGKKKSGGGAKAAPSPVPAAAAKPKARTLRDRIQSVLDAHDDPLDALQILELVNADGGRAVKLGSVRNTLTAIRN